Within Theileria orientalis strain Shintoku DNA, chromosome 4, complete genome, the genomic segment ACTGTCCGGAATACTGTACCTGTGCGAAAAGGACTACAAAACAGCATACTCGTACCTGTTCGAAAGCTTTGAAGGCTTTCACATGTCGCTGTGTAACGCGTACAGTTATTTGTACCCGAATCTGAATAGagtgaagaggaagacgaGAAATTTAACAGGCCTCGAGGAGCCGAAGACAGTGGAAACAGATGACATAACCACCGAGAAGGTGAGGTTCAGTTGCCACCCAACGACCTCGGACATCTCGCCGGTGTTCTTCACATTCTATAACCTGTATGACTACCACAGAACCTCTGATAAGGTTGACCGAAATCAAAAGCTGGATTCAGTCGGATCGTACTACATTAGGTTCTACTCAATGGTCGACTTTAGCTCGGATGAGCTGGAAATCGACGAGACTGCACACTTTCTAGCAGAACCAGAGCACTACAGCCTGGACGTTAGCACAATCGTAGGGGCAGATGAACGAAAACTGGTTCAGTCGCTCAAGTACCTCATGCTCTCAGCAGTGCTCAGCGGCCAGGCGGGGGATCTGAACACACTGCTGGGCGCCAAGAACAAGCTGAAGTACTCAAACCACCTCGAGATAGTCATGATCAAGAAGATAGGCAACTGCTACAAGGAGAGCTCCCTGATCAACTTTGAGAAGCTGCTCACGGAGTACAGGGAGGTGATAATGCTGGACCCGGTGCTCCAGCACGAAGTCCAGAGCCTGTACGACGCGCTTCTGGAAAAGAACATCCTCAGGCTGCTGAAGCCATACAGCATAGTCGAGTGCGAGTTCGTCGCGAGGAAGCTGGACCTCCCGGTCGAGAGGGTGGAGCGGAAGCTGGCCGAGATGATCCTGGACAACAAGCTCAAGGGCACAATCGACCAGGGGTCGAGCACACTCGAGGTTTACGACGAGGTCGAAGTGCTTCCGATATACGAGAACGTGACAAAGTCGATTGGACACATGACTGAGGTGATAGAAACACTATACGAGAAGGCGAAGCTGGCAATATGATAGTATCTACTAATCTCATGTAAACActctattttatacacagaTAGGGACtttgtacaataatatttattttaaagagtTTCGTTACTAaagatttttatttatacccAGTTAAATCGAAATACATCGAACATCATGGAATCTTGACTTGGTACTATGTTGGATGGACTTTTAGCCAAAGAAAAGAATAAGAAGCTATTAGAAGTCAGTAAATAAAGACGTCATTtagatatttattaatctGTGTAGTTAAAtgacattgttatttaacaaatttgagGAACTCAATTTTTcgatatttaaaatcatcaTTTTGCTTTAGAAACGCTCTTTTGAGAACCTGGTGATTTGTAATTCTCTGGCCTTATCGAATCTTCCCATAAAGGGCGAGTGTATATTGGATTTATCAAAGGATGGGTACCTTGATATGAGTTTTACTTTTGTTTATTAccatattttgtaaatgaaatgtgtataaataaaaaaattaacgtGTATTTGTTTAGTGAATATGTTCTTGCTTCGAACAAATCAACTATTTGCCTCGCTCACACACTATCGCACCTGTACAATCCACTTCTCCGTCATAGTAAGTTTACAAACGCCCTTTATTACGGAAATTTATAGAACACGACCCAAAAAGTTGCTGCTGTGACTCTTATTTGATCAAGTACACGCCCCCGAGGTCCAACGTTGTGAAGAAAACCTTGAAATATAAGACCAGGTGCACGTCCTCGCTCTGGTACTCCAATGACAACTCCATATTTTTGACTGGTGGAGACAGCTCTATAGACGTAAGTGGCATTCGTTTCAAAAATTCCTAGGTTTGGGACAGCTCCATACCAGAAGTTGCGTACTCGTTTTCAAACCTGCCGAGTTTAGTCAAGTATTTGGCCGTCGCAAACTCAAGTTCCGTAAGTCCTACCATAGCGGGTGGCCTTTCGTGCGGAACCATATCCCTGTGTGACACGCGATACGGAAGCTCGACTAATTTCTGCAAGCCTGGGTTTTCAGGTACCTTGTGGTTACCTGattcacacatttttaGCCTCAGTCTCCGTGATGAAGTTCTTAAAGCACAATGACAATCAACTTATCGCCGGGTATGAAAACTCTTCAGTTTTAGTGTGGGACTTGAGACGGTTCAACACGCCCCTGTGCTCAATTTCAAACATAGTTCCTGCAAAGACAAATTCTATCATTTGGGGGTGCTCTTTCAACTCAGGTATTTTgctaattaattttattagaGTCATTGTTATCACTAACTTGTAGGACCTCTGGCCTCAAATCTGATTAGAGAAAACCACTCTTTTGATTTCAAAACTGAGGAGGAAGTTTGGAATTACATCAAAGCGCATGAGACTGGAAGTAGGGGATCAGGTTCTAGCAGCTTTGAGGAGAATAAGTTTCCGCATGGTGGCAGGGGAAGGGGACGGGGTAATTCCAGGAGGAGGCAACTCGACCTAAGCTCACACGCACCTAAGGCATGATTCACATTCACGATTAAATTGTGTTTAGAGCTTTGCATCGCAAATGAGTTATATTAGCGCTGAAACTCAATCCTATTTTGGCGGCGTAAAGACTGATTTGTCGACCGACATTAAGATTTCTGACGTGGATTTAAACGTATACATATCCTGTAAGCTACAACACTGACATGAATTTCCTTAGACAAAAACGGGGTCATAGAGAGCTACAACTCTACCAGTTTTAAGGTGCTACGCTCAATTGACGTAAACAGTTTCAACAACTTGCTTCCCTGGGAAAACCCTCAGAAAAAATACTCGCAAAAGATGAAGATTGAGCTCATCTGCCAGGACTCATTTGTGCTATTCAACAACAGCGATAGTGTTGGCATGGTAAGCTTGAAGGACGGGTCTCTAAATCGTTATATCCGGATGCGAAACGATGAACGTGATGGCGTGTTTGCACATTTATCCGATGGCAACGCACCGGAGTGTTGCGATCCCAGCTGCTCGACTTCTAGGGCCACCCAACCCAGAGATGTAATGCTTCTGAAGGGCGTGAGTGATATTGCGACCATTCCTTCGATACGggaaatatatataatcaatGAGAGCGGGCAGCTGTTTGTTCTGCATCCAGGTAGTGAACTTGcaaacaatttattttcagaaTACAAAAAACTCTTCAAACAAGCTTAAATGTCGTCacactttaattttatattattataaaccTGTTCTAGTtgttacacatacacatccTTTGTTGTGTGGAGATTCCACAGTTTTACATGAGATGTTTGTAATCTAGCTCGAGTTTCTCGTTTTATAAtgaaatatgaataaaaagaagAGTAAAAGGCCAATTACGGTCTTGATTGTTACTGAATACTTCGTTCCCACCATTGGAGGTGTTGAGATTCACGTATACAAAGTCGCGGAATACCTAATTAAATTCGGTACTTTAGGCATACACTGCTtgaacaaaataaaaactttCAGGATTTAAGGTGGTAATATTCACGAGGAACTTCGGGGACAGACGGCGAGGGGTCCGGTATATGGAAAACGGAATCAAGGTGTATCACCAGTGGAACAACGGCCTCATCCCGCCTTCCACCATTCCCACCTTCATTGACCTCTTTCCCTACTATCGCAACATTTTAATCAGGGAGAAGGTGGACGTTGTGCACACGCACATGGTACGTTCGTTCCTTTCATTCTCCTCAGTCCGCGTCAAGACTCAAGCTGGAGATCGAGACGTATTCGATCATTCTCGGGTACCGCGTCGTCTTCACGGACCACAGCCTGTTCAGCTTCTCAGACCTAGGGCCGATATTTCTGAACGAGGTGACGGCGCGCTCACTCATTCTTGGTTTAGGACATTAAGCACTATTCGCCCTTCCTCGACCACCTGGTCGCTGTTTCTAACCGCCACAAGGAGAACATAGTGCTCAGGTCAGAGGTTGACCCCCGGAAGATATCAGTAATCCCAAACGGACTGGTGAGGACGCCAGTAgtgattttttattcaggAGTCAAAGGACTTCGGATGCAACGCCGAGCAGCTGCCTCTCGACAAAATTGTCATTGTGTACATCTGTAGACTCTGCGAGCGCAAGGGCATCGACCTGGTAGTCCAGGTAATTCCCATCGTCTGCAAAAGGCACAAAAATGTGGAATTCATCATCGGTGCGTAAAGCCTAATCGCCTGATTCTACTTGTCAGTATCGATATGTAATTTTTAGGCGGTGGTGGTGACAGGATAGCTATGGTCAGAGCAATGgttgataaattttacttGCACGACAGGGTTCAAATTTTGGGTTAGACTGCGAGGCTTCACCGTGCATTAGGATACGTTCCGACTCACGAGGTTAACAACGTGCTCAGAAGGGGTCACATATTTCTGGTGACGTCGCAAACGGAGTCGTTTTGTATAGCAGCTCTAGGTGCGCACTTATTTCTCAACGATATTTCAGAGGCGGCCTCAAGTGGCCTCATAGTCGTCTCCACATCGGTCGGCGGGATTCCAGAGGTTAGTTTATTCAAACTAAAGCCTCTTTCCCTAGATTCTCCCTCACGACATGGTTCTGCTCTCAGACTACGACCCTTTAGCGTTCTCTTACAGAATTGATGAGGCTATTGGCATGCTATCCACGGTCGATACCAGGAAGTACCATGAGAGGGTGCGTTTGCCGCCTTAACTGCCAATTTAGGTTAAAAACATGTACTCGTGGGAGAAGACTGCTCTGAAGCTGGTAGGTTCTCATTCTGTTATATAGCTGCGCTGCGCACTCACACATTTACCTTTATGTGTAGACTGGCGTTTACTACAAGGCTCTTTTGACTCCCAGGATGAGTCTGAGGGAGAAGATTTACAAGTTGTTGAGGGTGAAGAACGGCTACGGTACCCACGCATTCTTTATTGCCCCGTTCAGGAATTTCTCTCATTCTCATCTTCGCCGTCGCCCTTTTCCAGTGGTTCATATACGAGTACATCTTTCCTAGGTATTTGGAGCATATTACACTACTGTACAGGCGTGAGTTTGAGGAGCCTCCCAACTGGTCTCAGGCCCAGTGCAGGGATGCCAAGGCTGAGAAGGCTcagttttaatgttttacaaTTGCAAGCGCTAGCCACAGCACCTTGCTGTGTGTGCACTCGCGCCACTTACCCGCTTATTCATACAAAGAATTTATCGAGATCCTGGTACAGGCTCTTCTGGTTAAGTAAAAAGTTTGCTTTGTACTCGATTTTTTCCATCGGCTTTAACGACTCTGATGTTGCTTATTTGCATCGTTTGCGCGAACTTACCGTACTCTATGTCGATGTATGACCTCAGTAGGTACCTTACGAGTGCGTTTTTAAACTCCAACGCTCCCGTTGCCAACTGATAGTACAGGATGTCAGCTGACAGCAGTGCCTACGTTCACCATTACGATGTTCTAGAATGCTGATTCTAACACAGACTAGGGGCTGTAGAGGCTCTAATAACGATGCCAGTACAGTAACAATTGAGTTTAAACTAGTTTCCAAACATTGCTATTTGAACTGAAACGTCAGAATACACTTACCAGCATGACTTTGTTGTCTATTTTAGCGTCGCTCTTCACTCGCATCCACTTCTTGTCCAGCAGGTGCCTTATGGTCTCATACACCTACCACTTGTCACGGGACTCGCAACTTACTATCACCTTGAAGTGCACTTCGTTCTTAACATCGTCCCTCATTTTCTGCATTGGGGGACTGCTGAGAACCTCGTTCATGGAGTTCTCAAACCTGAGAATGTCCTAAAAGCTTCTACACTCCACCGCGTTCTTACCGCACTGAGTGTGTCGTGGTACAGGTTCTTGATGAACATCTTGAGCTGCTCCTCCCTCAGGTACTGCAGCTGGTCATCCTTCGATTTAAGCATTGGGAAGTACTCATCGTCGACGAGGCTCTAAACGCCATGTGTCGAGtgaaacaaattatataactGATTTATTCACGTACTGGTGATCCTGACAGAATTTGCTGCACTGTTCCCAGTGACAGGTTGTGTTCAAAGTTTTTATAGTCACTAATCAATTAGTCATTTCAGAGGTGTGGCAGTACTgtaaattttcaaatagTGTATCTACACTGTTCCTCTTGTTAAATCTAAGGCCGTTTATCTTATAAATACTCAATCATTCTGTGCTCCCTATTTGTTCTTTACCTTAAAATTTTGCTTATTAGTGACCAGTTTCCTCCTGTTATCTTCCAAAGCGCCTTGGTGTACTTTTCTGGAAAGGCGATGTGTGAATTCAAGTAGGATCTACGGTCTTATCAGTTTGTTTTCACTCACATTGCTTCATCGCTTGGCAGTTCTGGCACTTCATAAAATACCAAATTGGTGCTATCGATCTTCGTACTCGTACTTGACTCCACTCCTGAACCATATCCCTTTTCAAACACCTTCTTGTAGTATTCGTCTGCCACTTTCAGGGCCGAAGTTGCGTCATTTGCGATAAATACTGACGGCAGCTTCGATATCTGCAGCCCAAAGATCAAATTTGTCAGGAACAGCGGCCCTCTGTCGTTCAGGAACGGCGAGCTGAACAGGTGCTCCACTCCATCGTTGCATAATATCCAGTTAATTCTTTCATGGTTTGCCCATGACCTCATGCTCTCTGTTAGATATGCCACTGCCTAAAATACTTTAGTTTGCACGTTTCATACCCATTGTCCTGTAAGTAGGCTACTATAATTCGGCGAACGTTCTTTCAGTTCTTTTACTTCAACTATGTGTGCGAtagaatttataaatagcAGAAACGTTTGCAGTTTGTTATAGCTTGGGTTTATTGACAGTCCAAATGACTGAGGGTGCAATTCCAGCGTCATTGAGCATGTGCTCCAGAAACCGTCGAAGCTCAAATAGTTCTAAATATCTTTTAATACTACTAAATCGATACCTTGTTCAAATAATCTACCATTTCTctccattttttattcgTACTGAGTATGCTAATGTTACTTTGCGCTGAAAATCATGTGTAAGACTCACTTTCGTACCCAAATGATTGAAAAAGTTGTTTATGTGGTCTTCAAATTTGGGAAATCGAGACTTCAAATCTTCAAACACCTTATTTCtaacatttaaattatgttttttgCTCAAATTCTTACAGCGAACTGTTGCCGATGTGTGTCAGTCCTGATGCTGATCTTATTATGGAATCcacaaatttaaacaacgAAGTctaaatatgttttaattcaCACTGTTTTTACTTGAAAATTATAGTTCTTtacgtttttaaaatcgaAATACGAGGTAATGTATGCTTCCGTTTTTCTGTTCTTAAGTTCGCAGAACAGCTCGTTGATAAAGGTCGTTTTTCCTCGACCTTCTGGTCCAGTTAACCACACTAAGCATTTATTATATCTTATTTAACtgtttttgttatattttagcATCTATTTGTGTCTCTTTTCTTACATTGATTATTTGCAGGTGTACATAACGAATTGATCACTTTCGCCCTCAGGTTTTGCAGCAGTGGCGAGTTTATGTACTTGTTCATTTCACGTGGTTCACaaaaaaaacatattaaatttaaaaaaagtgaAATTTGTGTTATGTGTTTCCGGCTTATGGGATTCCGTTTGAACGTTTTTTCAACTCTTCCCACACCTGTGATACTATTTCATCTCTGCTTACCACTTCGGCGATCGCTGACTTGAGTGTTTCGTACGATATTGTCAGAGTCTGCTCCTGCGTGGACGATTGAGATAGCACTGGCGAGTCTATTACTTTTAGGTTCATGttgatcatttttattgtcTCTGAGTCCGACTCTTCTGATGAGTTTTGTGGTTCTCCTTTCCCTGCTGATTTAAGAAGCGTCATCAGGTGTTTTCCTCCCATGTTCCTTCCTGGGCCCGGGTCCTCGtccattttaaacttttccAGTTGCTTCGTCGGTCCTGTTCCCTCTTCGTTTTTCTTTGTTTTCGACTTGAGGCTTATTGAATCCAGTAGAAATGACCCGATTGACTTTAtctttttatcttttgACTCCTACAATTGTTAATTAGTTGTGTGTGTAGCCTCTCCTTATGTATAGTTGTGCTTTTACTTACTTTTGTTTGCTCTTTGTCTTGTTTTCCTATTACCAAGGGCGCATCTTCCGAGTTATCGTACAGTGTGTTTAGTGCGTTGAAATTGTATTGCAGTGGCGATGCGTTGTTTGTTatttccttcagcttctcgtaCGTGTTCTTGCACTCTGCCTCGTCGAAGAACCACAATCCTTGCAGTGAATTCATTGTGTTCTgctgttttttattttattttttgtctTACTCTTTTCACGTCCTTGCTTCTGTAGAATATAAAGTTTCCGTTTTGGTTCATTTGGAATTCTGGAGTGATATACTCCACGAGGTGGTTTTCCGACTTTTTATTGATCAGGATGAAGCTGTGTAGTGGTCTTCTCGACCTTTTAACTACGTACAAGAACCCTTCTATTCCCATTCGTGACCATCTGCTTGTTTATTTGCCTTTTTAAACTAACTTGTTGTCCGGCGACATATAGTATCCTGTTACGAACGGCGTTTGgtttattatgttttctATGAACGGATCCAGTGTATTCAACAGTTTTAGGCTCAGTCTTCCTCTCAACTGCTTTACCtatgtgtttttttatttttttgctCTCTCACCTCGTCTATGGACGAACATGTAATATCCGCATCGTTTGGTGCGATATCTGTATTATTCTGAAGCATT encodes:
- a CDS encoding proteasome subunit, giving the protein MDIDEILFKYNTLTLKKLELDDLIAPKCFPGAKIGCCSYPEDLMTAYVQLNDYILGNQPHDPDSVTTNHVDSQHKLKILSDERVMYVCENVVYVLAYYLIETGQTDSLLGLLIRNEEFFSILPQAKTAKMVRSILERLSQVVKDLNVLYKIFSIYRGWCDSKKRKFLGLRIELKLVVILILMRRFTEASKRLNALQNEVRLLEDKSLLLDVYLVQAKFYLLLRDFTKMKVFVSNAKNTSTNINTPVYVTSEIDLLSGILYLCEKDYKTAYSYLFESFEGFHMSLCNAYSYLYPNLNRVKRKTRNLTGLEEPKTVETDDITTEKVRFSCHPTTSDISPVFFTFYNLYDYHRTSDKVDRNQKLDSVGSYYIRFYSMVDFSSDELEIDETAHFLAEPEHYSLDVSTIVGADERKLVQSLKYLMLSAVLSGQAGDLNTLLGAKNKLKYSNHLEIVMIKKIGNCYKESSLINFEKLLTEYREVIMLDPVLQHEVQSLYDALLEKNILRLLKPYSIVECEFVARKLDLPVERVERKLAEMILDNKLKGTIDQGSSTLEVYDEVEVLPIYENVTKSIGHMTEVIETLYEKAKLAI
- a CDS encoding glycosyl transferase, with protein sequence MNKKKSKRPITVLIVTEYFVPTIGGVEIHVYKVAEYLIKFGFKVVIFTRNFGDRRRGVRYMENGIKVYHQWNNGLIPPSTIPTFIDLFPYYRNILIREKVDVVHTHMSASRLKLEIETYSIILGYRVVFTDHSLFSFSDLGPIFLNEDIKHYSPFLDHLVAVSNRHKENIVLRSEVDPRKISVIPNGLESKDFGCNAEQLPLDKIVIVYICRLCERKGIDLVVQVIPIVCKRHKNVEFIIGGGGDRIAMVRAMVDKFYLHDRVQILGYVPTHEVNNVLRRGHIFLVTSQTESFCIAALGAHLFLNDISEAASSGLIVVSTSVGGIPEILPHDMVLLSDYDPLAFSYRIDEAIGMLSTVDTRKYHERVKNMYSWEKTALKLTGVYYKALLTPRMSLREKIYKLLRVKNGYGISLILIFAVALFQWFIYEYIFPRYLEHITLLYRREFEEPPNWSQAQCRDAKAEKAQF
- a CDS encoding uncharacterized protein (WD40 repeat-like domain containing protein) yields the protein MLDGLLAKEKNKKLLEKRSFENLVICNSLALSNLPIKGECILDLSKDGEYVLASNKSTICLAHTLSHLYNPLLRHKHDPKSCCCDSYLIKYTPPRSNVVKKTLKYKTRCTSSLWYSNDNSIFLTGGDSSIDVWDSSIPEVAYSFSNLPSLVKYLAVANSSSVSPTIAGGLSCGTISLCDTRYGSSTNFCKPGFSASVSVMKFLKHNDNQLIAGYENSSVLVWDLRRFNTPLCSISNIVPAKTNSIIWGCSFNSESLLSLTCRTSGLKSD
- a CDS encoding uncharacterized protein (Dcp1-like decapping family protein) — encoded protein: MLQNNTDIAPNDADITCSSIDEVKQLRGRLSLKLLNTLDPFIENIINQTPFVTGYYMSPDNKWSRMGIEGFLYVVKRSRRPLHSFILINKKSENHLVEYITPEFQMNQNGNFIFYRSKDVKRQNTMNSLQGLWFFDEAECKNTYEKLKEITNNASPLQYNFNALNTLYDNSEDAPLVIGKQDKEQTKESKDKKIKSIGSFLLDSISLKSKTKKNEEGTGPTKQLEKFKMDEDPGPGRNMGGKHLMTLLKSAGKGEPQNSSEESDSETIKMINMNLKVIDSPVLSQSSTQEQTLTISYETLKSAIAEVVSRDEIVSQVWEELKKRSNGIP